A genome region from Triticum aestivum cultivar Chinese Spring chromosome 2B, IWGSC CS RefSeq v2.1, whole genome shotgun sequence includes the following:
- the LOC123045707 gene encoding probable inactive ATP-dependent zinc metalloprotease FTSHI 3, chloroplastic, which yields MASLPPLSAAAASLLRHHVCFRHPTSSLSCFAESKSYGCCGGVPDAGRCTRLRLRRRSPVRAKVGEVEKDKGADLGLRTDQPKSLRRRLRLRPRLRVLRWRLLRLLSPRELAGDAVAALRRAIRRVPPPAVASVVLGALLLAARLTLPKNPAQEVAYADLLAGLRASAVTAVAFEEDSRRIYFSKAEDVGSGDDERETGRSAAVPKWPYYARRVPHDEGFLLGLMREGGVDYRSAPRPAGRLLVDMLTTLLTLWFSLLPMMWFLQRQMSSGGSADKRRRPRKQQVGFDDVQGVDEAKEELVEIVSCLRGSLNYKKLGARLPRGVLLAGPPGTGKTLLAKAVAGEAGIPFFSVSASEFVEMFVGRGAARVRELFKEAKEAAPSIIFIDELDAVGGSRGRSFNDERDQTLNQLLTEMDGFDSDVKVIVMAATNRPKALDSALCRPGRFSRKVFVGVPDLEGRRKILAVHLRKVPLEEESEIICDLVANVTPGLVGADLANIVNEAALLAARRGGDIVAREDIMDAIEREKYGVNGRQKGPDSAREGLTKLFPWLPKPGNKPSNPDDFQGLMGYHTLS from the exons ATGGCGTCTCTTCCCCCCTTATCCGCTGCCGCCGCCTCTCTCCTGCGGCACCACGTCTGCTTCAGGCACCCCACTTCTTCCCTGAGCTGCTTCGCTGAGAGTAAGAGTTATGGCTGCTGCGGCGGAGTGCCTGACGCCGGGCGCTGCacgaggctgcggctgcggcggaggAGCCCGGTACGTGCCAAGGTCGGCGAGGTGGAGAAGGACAAGGGTGCCGATTTGGGGCTCCGCACGGACCAACCCAAGAGCCTGCGGCGCCGCCTGCGGCTCAGGCCACGGCTGCGCGTGCTGCGGTGGCGTCTCCTGCGGCTGCTGTCGCCGCGGGAGCTCGCGGGCGACGCCGTGGCGGCGTTGCGGCGGGCCATCCGTCGCGTGCCGCCGCCTGCGGTCGCGTCGGTCGTCCTGGGGGCTCTCCTTCTCGCCGCGCGGCTCACGCTGCCCAAAAACCCGGCCCAGGAGGTGGCCTACGCGGACCTCCTGGCGGGGCTGCGCGCGAGCGCGGTGACCGCCGTCGCGTTCGAGGAGGACTCCCGCCGCATCTACTTCAGCAAGGCCGAGGACGTCGGCAGCGGCGACGACGAGCGCGAGACCGGTAGGAGCGCCGCCGTGCCGAAGTGGCCGTACTACGCGAGGAGGGTGCCGCACGACGAGGGGTTCCTGCTGGGCCTGATGCGGGAGGGCGGGGTGGACTACCGGTCTGCTCCACGGCCGGCGGGGAGGCTGCTGGTGGACATGCTGACCACGCTGCTCACGCTGTGGTTCTCACTGCTGCCGATGATGTGGTTCTTACAGAGGCAGATGTCGTCTGGGGGCAGTGCGGACAAGCGCCGCCGGCCCAGGAAGCAGCAGGTAGGATTTGACGATGTCCAGGGCGTGGATGAAGCCAAGGAGGAGCTTGTCGAG ATAGTGAGCTGCTTGCGTGGTTCACTGAACTACAAGAAGCTGGGAGCAAGATTACCCAGGGGTGTTCTGCTTGCTGGCCCTcctggaaccgggaaaactttgCTGGCGAAGGCAGTTGCAGGAGAGGCTGGAATTCCATTCTTCTCTGTTTCTGCTAGCGAATTTGTCGAAATGTTTGTTGGAAGAGGAGCAGCCCGTGTAAGGGAATTATTcaaggaagccaaagaagctgCTCCGTCAATCATTTTTATTGACGAACTTGATGCTGTTGGTGGAAGCAGAGGTAGAAGTTTTAATGATGAGAGGGACCAAACCCTAAATCAG CTGCTTACTGAAATGGATGGTTTTGACTCGGACGTGAAAGTTATTGTCATGGCTGCTACTAATAGACCTAAGGCTCTGGATTCTGCTCTTTGTCGGCCTGGTCGCTTCTCAAGAAAGGTTTTTGTTGGTGTGCCTGATTTGGAAGGCCGCAGAAAGATTTTGGCTGTTCATCTCAGAAAAGTTCCTTTAGAAGAGGAATCCGAAATAATTTGTGATCTGGTAGCTAATGTGACCCCAGGATTGGTTGGTGCAGATCTAGCAAACATTGTTAATGAGGCTGCTCTACTAGCTGCTCGAAGAG GTGGGGATATTGTGGCTCGGGAGGATATAATGGATGCTATTGAGAGGGAAAAGTATGGGGTCAATGGTAGACAAAAGGGTCCTGATTCTGCAAGAGAAGGTCTTACCAAGTTATTTCCATGGTTACCTAAACCTGGAAATAAACCATCAAATCCAGATGATTTTCAAGGACTTATGGGTTATCATACGTTAAGCTAA